One Vicia villosa cultivar HV-30 ecotype Madison, WI linkage group LG5, Vvil1.0, whole genome shotgun sequence genomic window, tttatgtttgccTGTTTCAAGTTTGGAGGTAGGCGAGCCCTTAGATCTAAAATTCTAAATTTCTTGCTTTTTATACCCTTTAGTATTGACCAAGgagttaaaaaaacaattaaacaatgCCATATATTTGCTTTTATTCTTGTCATTATGATGAATGTTTCATATTTTGTATTGTTGGTTGTTGGTGAGCTTCACAACTGCGAAAGTAATGCTTCTGAGTTGGAATTATGATGCTCTCATCTCACTATGGGATTCTCGAATTATGTTTTACTGGTATGAAGAGGTTTTGTTATTTGATTGTCATCAAATGTTAGTTAATGTTGGTAGTGTTCTTGAAGTTACTAAATGCTTCCCTTTTCCAGTATGatatcaaatttttgtttttttcttctttcttttctttctctatttTCACACTATCTAACTTTGACTCCTCATGTTTCATCATATCTATTTCTAAAATTTGCAGATGAGAAAGGAGGATGGGGAAATTGAAGCCGATGGTGCAAATTATCAGCTTGAAATGATGAGGTGCTTGAGGGAGGTTAATGTGGACAATAATACCTTTGAATGGTATGTACTTTACACATGCAGGAGTGTTTCTAACTTCAGTAGTTTGGTAAACACACAGTTGGATTTAGTTTGAACTTCAACGTGTTATTTGTAATCATTTATCTAACACTTGGAATAATATTTCTTGAAACTTTACCATCACTATTATTAGTTTACTATGACACTGGTACTTTGTCAACAGTTTGAACTAAAGTCGGAGATTGGAGCAGCATGTATCCAGGTCCTATTGACATTGGCCATTGTTGTTCATACTTTACTCTTACGATATTCTCGATGTGCGTCTTTATGGTCCCTTTCTGCAAAATATTGTGAATTTGTAAATGGTTCAATCTATATCAGTATTTGTCTTTATGTATCCTGACCGACAATTGGAAAAGGGATGTCTTGATAGGTATCACACATATCCCCTAATTTACACTCTATACTAACTACCACAACATATTAACTTTACCTTCTATTCATTTTTTGGTATAGATGTATTAGGAATGGTTGTGGAGATTGGATACACACAGATTCACAATTCTAGCAAAAGGCAGCAGATCAATATGGTCCTCAAGGATTTGGGGTGCACACCATTTCAAAATGCTTCATTTTTTTAACTATTGTTTCTTACAACTGTTTCTTACATGTTCCTGAATGTTACTGATACATGAGAAGTTAGATAGAGATGAGTGAGAATATATTTCTGTtatgtttttgtttaatttagtAACTATGCTCCATGCCATGTAATGAACTTCTCTGGGGTTAATCTTAGGAGGGGTGGATCTtaatctttcaaaataaaatatagaaatttaatAGTTCAAGAATGTTTCAACTGATGAGACTAATGTCTCTCGTGCAATTAATACTGCTACTGAAGAGCTTGCTGGGACAGCCAAAGGTATTTTTAACACACCACTGACTTTGATTGTGAAGAAGAATGGTGTTCTTTTCAGATATTCTACTCACATTCTTCATCTCTTTTACTCATTACAACTGTTTACCAGGTCATTCGTATTCACGACTTCAAGAAAATTCACCATGCGCCGAAGGTATCAATTCTCTctgtttaattgattttaaatgataTAAGAGTTGTAATACTCATCACCAATCTTAGTTTAGCATCTCTGTATAATTGAACGGTGTTGCTGTTGCTATGTGAATCTTCGATGAATAGTTTCGTTTTAAGAAATTTGCACGGTGTTTTGAAATTCTGTGTTTTTtgcatcttttttttcttctcattATACTTTTATAAGTAATAGTAGTAACTATATTTCAGGATGCTTGTAGAGATGACAGGAGGAAGACCAAACAGAACAACATCTTGTGGATACTAGAAAGCTACCGGTTCTCCAAGCTATGTTTACAGTTCAAACAACAAAGTGATTGGGATAAAGAAAACCATGGTGTTTTACAAAGGGAAAGCTCCTTATGGTAGAAAAACTAAATGGAAGATGCATGAATATAAGTAAATTGAACACTTTTATTCATCTAACACAAATCCTCCTAAGGTATATTCATCATTAACTTGATCATGATATTATAAAACTTTGGTTTTAAATTTATATGCtctcataaaatatattttgaattgatCATTGCTTAATTTTTGTATGTTTGTATCTATGTGTATATATAGTTACGACACGAATTCAGCTTGTGTTGCATTTATGTGATATTGGAAAGTTTTAGTTCATTCTATCGTTGATCATTAGAGAGACCAAAAGTGGAGTTACAATTTGAACACAGTGCTTCAACAAGTGCTCAACAAGTTGTATCAGAGATTGATGAATCAAATCTGCATGCAACCTTCCATTCAGAAGGAATAGGAAGAGATCATGATGGTGTTGTTATGGGAGGGTCAAGTGGTACAAATTGGAATGATGTAGCAAATAATGGGGTTGATGAATTTGAACCTCTTTGGGAGTGGGAACATTTAAATTGGATCTAACCTTataagtcaaaccatgcatgcaCAGACCTATTCTCTGTGGTTGGAAAACAAGACCAACAGAGTCATGTAACATACTATAACACAATCATTATATTTGTTGTTTGTGATAGTGAAAtgcaatactttgtcaatttaaTAGCAGTCCTACTTTTAATAgcattgtttataaaaaaaatagcagTCCTACACTCATACTTTTATTTCTAAAAAGGCTTAGAAAACAATGTTTTCTTTATCAACTGACAATGGTAAGGTTTGGGATTTTTATGGACTGTAATCTTTTGACCATTATATATAAGTATCATAAACACGCACCTATATGAAGGGGGTgtaacttattttaattaatacacaaGTCTTGGAAACTTAACAGAAGGTGAGTTGAAACTTTAACTTTGCAACGTTTTTCAGAACTTCAACTCACTTTATCAAAGAATATTCAAACTATTCCATCTAAAAGTTCAGCCTTGCATAAAAATCTGgattcttaattaattttaaatttaatgaatatttaataaatttaagtaAAACATTAGTAAACATTAAGAATATTTAGTGAGatttgtcaaaataaaataaaattttattgaccAATGGTATAGGCATTGTATTCACATGACAGTAATATATTCTTATCTAGAGATGGATAAGGATACACAAGTATTTGAGTCTCATCATtctatatttttttgtgataacatcatttaaattcaaatttctaTATAGGATTAATTATATGGTTATTTAGATTGGAGTTAATGCAACTCATGAATTTGTTTCAAATATGTGAAAACATTAAGGGAAAAAATAATACTATTGTACATAAAAAAACAACTTTACTACTAATCTAACTTTAATATATGACAAAAATTATTATTGTAATAAACACTAACAACTTTGCTACTAATTTAccttctaaataaaaaataaattaatcaatattttttttttttacaatttcatttttctttcatttcatttttattatgtatTCAAAACAAATTCGCGTACCGTACCAGtacccgtgcgtacgcacgggtatcccgctagtttTACATACCATCTCCATCGTTAAAAACAGCAAAACTGAATGCGTGGCAGTCTCACACGAGCGTAGGTGCTTATGTGTCAGTTTCCAATAAAAGCAGCAAACCACGTTGCTCTCGTTCCTGCATAGACCCATACCGTGATGATACAATATATCATCTATCATCTATCTGCAACATGCATAACAAACATCCAAAGAAAATCACAACAACTCAACCTCATCCTTCAGTGGAAGATAATTGATTATTGATCCATGGCGGCAGCAACATTAACAATGATACTAATGGCGGCATGCATAGTGTATAGTACAGCTTCCTCCAGGCCTCGCATGGTGGGTGGCAAAACAGAGATCAGAAACGTGAGGACAAACGAGGAGGTACAGGAGCTGGGAAGATTCGCGGTGGAGGAGTTTAACCGGAGTGTGAAAGTGCGGAAAGAAGGGGAAGGGGAGTTGAGGTTCGTGGAAGTGGTGGAGGCGCAGCAACAAGTGGTGGCGGGAATCAAGTACTATATGAAGATATGGGTTACGCCGACGAAGAATGATGGTGCTGAGAGTGAGGATCACGCGATGGTGGAGTCAGTGGTGCTGGTTAAGCCATGGCTTTCTTACAAACATCTTCTACACTTTGCACCTTCTTCTCaatgatgattaatgatgatgaACCTCTCTTGATTATTAGCAGTAGAATAATGTTATGGCATGTGATGTACATTAGCACTAGAAGTTTTACAACCTATCATGTACTAAATTAATTTTCAAGTATGTTATTACGATCCACATCAATCATTCTAATCAAGTAAGTATTTCAAATAATAAACATTGTTTTCATATTAAACATTGTTTCCAtagttttaatcaaataaaaaacaaaaatttgttgTGATACCTAATTTCTTTTTAATCTCATGCTAAATTGTGATTAATTTGTTAATCTCATACTAAATtttggttaatttagttaactttCAAAAACTTTAAAAGAATTGTCTTAGAACATCTCCTCCAACAGTGAGAACTTATtgattgttgtttatatttttaaccattagagtGTGCTGGCAATATTGGTCATTTAAATATCAGTggcaaaattgattttttaaatttaagagataaaacttgattttttaaacttaagagataaaattttcttttttaaatttaagaGATAAAACTTGATTTTTTAAACTTAAGAGATAAAATTTTCTGAAGcatcttaaaatttttttttttatagtaaacATAACCATTCATTAGATGAAAAGGAGAGTGCAAACATAGTGAAAGACTATGTGTGAGGGCATTTTCCATCCACATTTTAAAACTAACTTTAATAAATAAGCCAATCAGAATTTGGACAACAAACAATTTTGAGAAGTTAAAAAACAGTGGAGCATTACAAATCCAATTTCTTGATCCAAGCAACCCATCAAATAACTTCCACAAAAGATAAAGGAGTTTGGGAACCACAATCTTTAAATCTATCCAGTTACGGATCATTTCTTTGACTTTATCACGCACAATTCGATTATACAGGTTCTCTGACTTGAAAAAACTCGTCATCTTTGAAAGAAGCATTTGTTGAGTGGAAGACAGAGTCTGGCTTGTAATGACCACACTTAGAGTTTTACTCAAAAAAACATTGTCTCCATCCAAACCTCTTTGGGGCATTTCAACAAACATCTTGAATACACACTTAAAATAGACTAAACAACATAACATGCAACACTGAAACAGACAGAAAATCAGAATAACAATAAACAGAGAAACATTAATCAATACCCAAACACTATTTCTCGTCGATATCGAAGCTTCTTGTGGCGGCGGTTCTGGTGGAGGTCGTTTGCCGTGGTTGCTGTTCCAAATCTTTGGCCCCATGGTTGGTGAAGCTGGACTTGGATTTGCGGCTGTGAACAGCCGATGGTTGTTGACGGAGAAGGCAGAAACCATGGTGGATCTTGAAGGAAGGATATGGCAAGAAACCATAAGTGAAGGATAGTTCAAAGGAACGGAAGTGAGAGATGAAAAACCCACAAAGGGAGAAAAACCTCCACTAGGGAGGAGGGAGCCTCCATGATGGAGGAGAGAAGCTCCGAAATCGGAGAGGAGACGGCGGCGGCGCTTTGGTACCACAAagtaaaaccctagttttagagagAGGGCAGAACTTCTCTCTCTAAAACTCATCTTACGCCTTCCACTCTACAGTTGTATCTTACTAGCAACTTTACCTTTGAAGCATCTTAAATTTGACCTAACTCATTCTTGGTAAGATGAGGAATGGTATTGATGAGAAATGTTATTTTATGGTGAGAGACCCGAATCAATAGACTCTGATATCATATTAGAGTTTGagctaactcatccttacaaaatgaATTGGTAAGATGAGGAGTGTCACTTTATATAAATACTTATGGTCgtaatttttcatcttttagaaGTGAAGCGCTAATGGATTTAGATAACATCTCGAACGATATAATGTTGATAGACACATTGCCATGTTGTGCCTTTAAGATTAACATAAGAGGTGTAATGTTGTAAGAGTGAATAAAATTGTATCTATTATGGTGCTTAGGCATGTTTATATATGGTGGAGGTTAAATTTGTCTAATAAGTGTATCGTAAATTGCGGTAGAATGTTAGATTGTATCTAATGGTTGACAAAGAATAAATGGCTCAGATTTGGTGTGTGACTTTGGGGTAGAGTTTACTTGTATATCATTTTGAGTCTCTAGTGTTTGACCGGTTATCCTAAATTGTTTGACTTATCAAGAATAATTTTTTCCAAGTCTTTGCTAGTGATATAGAGTTAGGAATGTGATAAAGATTCATGATCGACCTTCATATTGTTCATTTGTCTTTTTAGAATGGAATCTTGGGGAAGGGGCTGAATGAGCGTTGAAAGGGAATAGGTAACTACGAGAACACAGTCGCATATTAAATGTGTGTCTCGTAACTAGAACATTTTTGTGGTTTGAATCCTCTACTTGGTCATAGATTTCAAGGATAAATGTGACATCTATAAGGGATCCTTGATTTCAGGGATAAAGGTGACATTTATAAGGGCATTCGAGTGTTATAGCAAGATCGAGGTCAGATATAAACCATTAATTATGTCCACAACTATGAAGTTTCTCCTTGTCTAAAGGTGATCAAGCATGAATACAAGAGTCTTCTTGTTTGCCTAAGGATGAGAGTAATCCTAAAACATCCTTGAGGGTGTCTAGTGAAGGTTTTCAAAAGAGGGGGTGTTGAAGGTGATTATGTCCCTAGTGACCCTGTATTCAAGAAACCTCTAGATGAAAGGGGGATTCAAGGAGGTTGGGTCATGACAAAAACCAATTATCTAGTGAACTGTTTTATTTTTGAAGAATACTCTATGTATTTTGCGAGCAAAGATGAAACACTGAGTTATGGAGAGATGGCATAAATGTGATATTATATGTGCAAAGTTGGTCTTGTGATGGCTTTTGGAGTCGTAGTGAAGGGGGAAGTTTTGGCGCCCATGTATCTTTGAAAGGAAAATGAAAGGCTTAAATAATGTCTTAGTGCATTTCTTATTGAAAGGGATAAGCTTCTTTATGAACTTTCTGGGTCGAATAATAATGGTTGACAAAATGCAAGTGTTCGAGTACCCCACTTTGTTAGTTGACAAGGTAAAGGAATTGGCTCTGGGAATAAACGAGAGATATATCAAATTG contains:
- the LOC131607936 gene encoding cysteine proteinase inhibitor 4-like, yielding MAAATLTMILMAACIVYSTASSRPRMVGGKTEIRNVRTNEEVQELGRFAVEEFNRSVKVRKEGEGELRFVEVVEAQQQVVAGIKYYMKIWVTPTKNDGAESEDHAMVESVVLVKPWLSYKHLLHFAPSSQ